GCCTTTTCAAGCACTCCGGCGTTCTCCTTATTACTCACCACCAATCCAATTCTAAGCGTAGGATGCGACTCCAGGTAAGCAATAATTTGTTGCGCATTACTTCCATTTCCGGAAGCAAAAATGGCCAGCTTTTTCAATCGATTACAGTTCGGCTATTACTTTCAGTTCAATGGCAATGGGAGTGGGCAAACTCTTTATTTCCAAGGTGGTTCGGCAAGGTGGATTTTCTTTAAAATACTGAGCCCAAAGCCGATTATAGCTTGGAAAATCATCTTTCATATTGGTTAAAAATACCGTAACATCAATTATTTTATCCCAACTACTTCCCGATTCTTCCAAAATGGTTCTAACATTTTTAAACACCGAGTGGCATTCAGCCTCAATATCATACTTCACAATTCGTCCTTGTTCATCCAGTTCAAGTCCGGGAATAGCATTGGTACCTGCTTCCCGAGGCCCAACTCCGGAAAGAAACAAAAGATTACCAACACGTTTGGCGTGAGGATACAATCCAACCGGTTTCGGAGCGCGGTCGGTAGAAATGGAATGATTTGACATAGTGGGACAAAAATATT
This portion of the Bacteroidia bacterium genome encodes:
- a CDS encoding RidA family protein, producing the protein MSNHSISTDRAPKPVGLYPHAKRVGNLLFLSGVGPREAGTNAIPGLELDEQGRIVKYDIEAECHSVFKNVRTILEESGSSWDKIIDVTVFLTNMKDDFPSYNRLWAQYFKENPPCRTTLEIKSLPTPIAIELKVIAEL